The Haliaeetus albicilla chromosome 4, bHalAlb1.1, whole genome shotgun sequence genomic sequence TTCTTAATTACAGGCATGAGaagtgttttgctttcattttccactTTCATTTTCCACCATAGTCTTTTGTTTTGACCTTGCAGTGCCTTTTTAGGTCATGCCTTTTGTAGAGCAGCAGTACAGGTTAACTTTCTTTGTGTGTGAAtcacaaggagaaaaataccaTCTATCCGTAAAAGCCTTAAAGTTCGAATGTTTCTCATTAACCTTTCTTCTTGTGGTAATCTTATTCAGCAAATCATCTCCCCAGTCCATGTACTACTTAACTACACATGAGATAAGGTACAGACCACACCTGCAGAGAACTGCTGCATGGGAGGCAGTCCTGCCTCCGTACTGCTTCATGATGTCAGACAGAATTGTATGACCACCTCTGTACAATTCTGTACTGAAAAATCAGGCAAGAGGTTACTCTAAATTCTCTTGTAACTtaatttacaaacaaaaaaccccactgaactAAGCACCTTAGTTCAACAGATCTATCTAAAGGATCTCTTTCAGGCTGAATAGGGTTGCTATGTGTTTAATCATAATATATCTTGGACACTGTGgaaatttcttaatttaaaaaactaacTGCCAGCACTGACTTTGCAGCAAATACTGTTGTCCATCTCTGCACTCTTACCTTTCTTCAGAGAGGAGCCTTAGTTAAGTAAGTTAGTGAAATAGGAAAGTAAAAACTTGTCTTGGCTTTCCCTTCTTCATTGTCCTTGGTTTAATTTTTCCACTCACTTTTACTTTGTACCTTTCCTGAGTGGAAATATTAGCCTTCCTCAAATAACTCAAAAACCAAAGCTTAGTTCTGGGAATTTCCAAAGACAAGTATTATGCAAGTATATAACTTACTCAGTTAACCCTCAGTCAAATAGTTAACATTTAATTCACTTTGAATTCTAATTAGAATAACCTAAACATTTCTTTGAATGGTAATGAATAATTCTCTACAgattcagaaaagcagcttcGTACTGGTATACAGTTTCATTTGCCCTTCAAATGCTCTGATTTCATAAGAGGACTCTGAAATGGGTTTGGGATGTACTTCTAAGCAGCATGAAGCCCTGACGTGCAAAACCATTGAGCATCTAGCAGCTTTTAGGGGTGGAATAATGGCACCATTAATGGGAAACTTACAGGAACCCAGTGGGTGTAATGACACTAAAGCAGATAAGATAGGGAGGGTGAGACATCCCCTACCAGTAAATGGAAGATGCATTCATGCTAAGAATGGGCTGCTTGTTTCGACCATATACATCAGTGTGGAACAGAGAGGAGTGAGGACTTTGCTTGGTAAGTTCTGAGAATGCCTACAACTGCCATCAACCAGCGTGACTCAATAAGGAAATTTAAAGCCATTTCAAATGTCTGCTGCTATCGCAGTGGCTACTGTGGTCACCAGTTATAAGTAAATGGAGGAGATCAAGAAATACCTGGTCCAGCATTGGGAGATAGTGGATGCTAAAATTACCTCTACAGGAAAGAATTCTACCATATGAGATTCCTATTAATGTCTGGAGTTGTACATGCTAGGTTTGAATGTTACAGATATATGCTTAGGAGTCCATAATGTCACTAGGATGTAAGGGTAATCTGATCTCATGACTAACAGTTTTACCTGCAGAAGTGCACTTCCACTGTAAACCCAGCATGCTAAACCTGGAAGACCTTGTGCAGGCAAAACTGGCAGGAGTAGGATTTGGCTTACAAACACTTAGGTTTGTTGCAGTAAACTTAAACATTGGGACACTCTAAAGGTGCCTCTGGTTAGCAGTCtaactcctgctcctgctggaaCCAGTTACAGCTGGAGCAAGACTTCTTAGCTTGATGTGTATACGTGTGCAAGCCTCAATTATGTTAGTGAATATTTCACTGTAAGTGTTCAGCAATTATTTCATATTATCAAATAATTTCTGACAGATATGAATGCCACAATAAGAAGAATTGATCAGTTGACCAATATCTTGGCCCCAATGGCAGTTGGTCAGATAATGACATTTGGCTCCCCGATGATTGGCTGTGGATTCATTTCTGGCTGGAACCTGATGTCGATGTGTGTGGAATATCTGCTGCTCTGGAAGGTTTATCAGAAAACCCCTACTCTGGCTCTCAAATGTGCAAAAGTTGAGGAATCGGAACTGAAACAGCTGAATGTAAAGAAAGgtactgaaaacacagaagtaaCTGTTCAAATTCACAGTATATTCACTGTATCAGTCGAACTGAAGTGTTGACTGTTGTCTTCTACAGACACTGCTTTGAGGCTATATAGCTTTATACTCACAGCTTGGAGGTTTCAAGTTTTGGATATAGATACCAGAGACTGTAATCTAAGTAACAATACTTTGTGCAGCTATTTGAGGAATCCCATAAAATGCAGCCAAAGAATGAATTCTCTCCTCTTAATTAATCCTTTAGAGTAAGTCTGCCCTGTTATTAGGGCTGATCAAGAGGAATGCTTATGTCCATCTATACCATAGCTAATAAGCTGACAAAGCCCTTTGCTCTGTAGTGTCTACAAGCAAAACGGCCTGTGTAGGACTCCTTCTTGCTAATTCATGTCTACTTACTCATAGTACTAACAGGCTTTCAGGAGGTTGTAAAATAGGTGGTAATATTTCTAGTCTGGCATGCTTCAATGAGTGCCACGTGCTGCAGGAAATAGTGGAGAAAAATTTACTTTGACCCTCTACTCTGCTTCCTTGGCCAAGCTGAAGAACTGGAATTTGCAGTGTAGATGGCTATGACTATATGCAACCTTAAAGTTGATTACTACTTACTGAAAACATTACTTTAGGTAGTCTTAAtaccagaaattaaaattgttcAGAAACGGAATTTTTGTAATGAGGTATTTGAAATGTCAGATACTAGaatacaaaacaaacattttcctgtttttaaggTAGCAGTATGTGAATACTACTGAAAGCTCAGCTATGGGCTCCCAACTACGACatgttgtggtttggggttttttttaaagattataaaaaattcctgttttttctctaaaaGCTAGCTAGCAATCTGTTCTTTGCTCAATATATAGTGACATAGGAGGATGCTATTAAAAGTGCTGAAGAGATGTATCTTCTTCCCAGCCAGCAGATCCATTGTGGTAATAGCTGGTCCAGTAAGCTATTGGACTAGGCTGATGGCAGCCTAAGATAGGGGAGGGCAGCAAGATAAAGAGCTTAGAAGGCTCTATAGCTTTGCAACTGGCTCTTGAATGCTCCTGAAGAATGAAGCATTTAGCAAATGTCAGTATGTAGGAAATGTTTCTTAATCTTTGCTAGTGCAGTATACTGATTTCAGTAGAAGActtgcattttgaaaagttGCAGAAATACTTCATGTGTCTTGCTGTATGTGGAGTTCTTTTTCAAACTTGACAGGGTAAAAACACTGCTCGGGCATCCAAATGTTCGTATAGTTTCTATCCACATTACTAATCTAAAtactgctgtggtttttttggatTTTAGTTTGTGACCAGTGGAAGTGCCTTTCACCTATGTTAGAGTGAAAATGGAGCTGTAGAAAAGCATAGCCTGAGATTTTAAGTCaagttttgaaagcttttgGCTTTGGGAGGCTTCAGCAAGCATCTCTGCCTTGGTTCTTCTACCATGACATGAGATATTGACAGATGTTTTAAGTATTCCCTACTTTCTGTGGTTAGACTTGTATGTTTAAGTGCACTATATTAAAATGCTAACTAACATTGGCATTcattaataatttctttatgGAAATGGAGCATTCAGTCACAAGTCTATTGAAAAGAAGCAGGCTATGCTTCCTACTAATACAGTTTAATTAAATAAGCAGGACTTTATATTGATAGGAATAAACTTTACTTCATCTTACTATACAGATGGGATTTAAGGacactttaaaacatttaagtaATCAGAGGAAGGATGATGGCAGAATTTAACTGATACACTTCTGCAGCAGTGAACTAACTGCAAACAATTTACACTGTTTACACTGCACTTTCCAGGCAGGACTGTATCTAACAGTTACATTTCTGTTTACAGAGAGTGATGTGAAACCTGCTGAAGGAGTGCAGTTAATTGTTGAGAAAGATGTAACTGGCTTTGAGCCCCAACAGGAGAAGGAAATCAGCTGTGCTGCCCGGATTGCTGAACCTTTCATCACGTTTCGTGATGGATGGGTTGCATACTACAACCAGCCAGTGTTTCTTGCAGGCATGGGTCTTGCATTTCTGTATATGACTGTTCTGGGCTTTGATTGTATTACTACAGGCTATGCATACACTCAGGGTTTGAGTGGCTCTGTGCTAAGCCTCCTGATGGGTGCCTCGGCAGTCACTGGAATTATGGGGACAGTAGCTTTCACTTGGCTTCGTCGCAAATGTGGCCTGATTCGCACGGGCCTTATTTCTGGAATTGCTCAATTTGCTTGTCTGGTCTTATGTGCCATCTCTGTATTCATGCCTGGAAGTCCTCTGGATTTGACTGTTTCCCCATTTGCTGACATCAGTGCCAGGCTGTTTGAAAGTGAACCATTACCTACTATAGCATCTCCAGAAGATAAGCCTGAAATGGTTTTAGTAACTGGAATGCCCAACTTGTTAAACGGGTCTACTACTCCTGCTGACAGCGACCCAGAGATGAGTCCTGAGCCTGTGCCTTTAATCTCTGTTAGTCTCCTGTTTGCAGGAGTCATTGCTGCTAGAGTTGGTAAGTATTATGTCTCTATTAAAATCTGTTCTATTGACTgcttttaattctaaaaattaCAGTGCCTGTCAACTGAATACAAATCTGAGTTTAGGATTTTAGGCTACAGTTGAAGTGTTAATATAATTTCTAAGGCTAATTCATTACACTTCACATAAAAATGAAGTGATTTTTGCAACAGTGTCACCATTGCAGAGACTGCAGCACTAATTTCTTGCATATCATATGTCACTAATAGGAGAAAAGTTACCACATTTGGAGATGAATGCAACTTGTCTTTTGGAATGCTCGTCTCTAAGTGATCTTCCTTCACAACCAAATAAAACCATTTGTTAATAGGAAACAGAACTAAACACATCTGCTATGAAAACCTTCAAACTTAGCAGTTACTAAATTAATGCATTCATTAAATAAATTGTCTAACCTTTAAACTTGTGACCAGTAAAGAATTTTAGAAGAAACTTTGATTTGGATGACAGCTAAATTTTTTGAGGAATTGCTGGTTGATGTAGTACTAGTATCTGTCAACAAGAACAGGCAGTCAAATACATAAATGTAATGAACAGTAATTCTAATTTGTAACACTTTTGTACTcaatttctgcagcttttgctgAATTTTGGAGGAATAAAATACTTAATTCACATGTATTAATTTTGCTTacaagaaacttttaaaactgaatcATTAATGGACTAGAACAGTATGAAGCTAGTGTCAACTGAGACTGTTGTAAATTATGTATTCTGCAtagtttaaaatgtgtttgtttttgcaAACATCATGCAAATCTTAGCAATTGTAGCTAGCATGAATACATGTGTGAATAGCTGTAAAACGGCTATTTAAATAAGGAACAGGTAAGCAAAACATTGTTAACTTGATAGACATGTTGAAGCAAGATATGACAGGCAAGTTAGTGTGTTAAGCTGTATGTATTATTTCAGGAAATATTagtaaagggaaaataaattgcTCTTGACTGTCAGTGTGAAATCCATTCTAGTCCGACAAGAGGCTAGCTTGTCCTGTGCATTTTTGGCAGAAGTGAGTGTTTGGAAGTGTGAATTGAATTGTGCCAGTAATGAAAGCTTACCGTGAGAAGCCCAGTTGTATGGataactgttttttctctccataGGCCTTTGGTCCTTTGATTTGACTGTCACACAGTTGCTCCAAGAAAATGTGGTAGAATCTGAAAGAGGCATCATAAACGGTGTCCAAAACTCCATGAATTATCTTCTTGATTTGCTGCACTTCATCATGGTCATCTTGGCCCCGAACCCTGAAGCTTTTGGCTTATTGGTGcttatttctgtatcttttgtTGCAATGGGCCACATAATGTACTTCAGATTTGCCCAAAAAAGCTTGGGAAAacaactttttgtttgttgcaCTCCTGATCCCAAAGCAGTCTCTGACAGTTCACCACCTGGTAATACATCTACTGTCTGAAAGGATCCATTTCTCTTACTAACTTGCTACCCAGATGTCACAGTTAAACACATATGCTGCCTTTTGTGACCCTGTCTAAGGTGTTTCTCTAGAGTTGAATGCATAACTTAGCTGTCTGAGGAAGCTGTCCCAAGAGACCTAAAATTCACGTTACAGTGACcctgtaaaaatgtttcatgtttGGCAGAGAACAATGTAGTTGGATCTTGGCAGGTGGTGTTTCAAAGGATCCCCACAAGTCATGCATCTAGTATTTGATCACAAAAATAATGTTGAATTTCTGTCACTGACTCCCACAGTGATACTGTTTAGTGGTTGTACATACTCAATTTGTTCATGAATTCTAAACAATTCTTGTGCTCATTGAGCaaaatgaaaggttttttttagttgcttCAAAGTAACTTGAAACACAgtatttggttttgtgggttttttctcttttttttcccttaccaTAAAGAGTTCTGCTCCCCTATCTGCTCAAATTGGTATAAATGTCCTTCTTGGGTTCCTTAAGCAGACTCTTAAGTTCCAATGTTTtctcaaaatatctttttaGTATTCTGTCTGTTTTGGTTTAACTTTACAGAAACGCCTTTGTagttttttttgcatgtttccTTACAAATTAGACAAGTGCTAGGTACAAGATATGTATTACACTTTTTTTGCACTTCATAAAGTAAAACATAGCCTCATTTTAGCAGAAGCTATTGATGTAACATTATAAAGCATGgcttttttaattgcaaatgaCAGGTCTGTTCAGGTTTGATGTAGCAGAAAGTGCTAAGGTCAGGAGTACTGGTACAGAAAGATAAAGTCTAGGGCTAACTTAGTTTTTGCCTCAGAGTACAAGCAGCTTTATTTTTGAATGCTATTGTTTTCAGAAACCCTATTAAAGCCTGATGTATTAGAAAACTATTAGTATGCCACacaaaagaagttaaaaagtGGATACTCGCATTTATCTGATTTACATGTAGGTGAATTTTGACTTAGTTTGTTCTAAAATACCACTAAAACAAGGAGATGTTGGACTGTGTGGCCCTCCTAAGCAACTTCAGAGCAATGAAGAATGATATATCCCTCTGATTTTCAagaatttcttgcttttttttaatcctgcaCATGTACTAACACAGTACTTCCATAGTCATTATCCGTATGTGCACTTTTGTGGAAACTACTCTATGTACTTTGCTTTCTCAGTAGTGTTGAACCTGGTAGTGTTCTGAGTTTTCCTATGGCATGACAGTATGACTTCTAAACTTAAatctttgtaaaatattttgctttcaaaataagtAGTATGCAAAAACATACGTCAGCAACTTGTGAAAAGTATCCTCTGTAACTTTTaaggttttgttattttaggTACTGTCCTTCACACAGTCATCTGTGTTGCCAGACTTCAACCCTGCAATGTAAGTGTGTGAACTCCATTGACATTAAAGGTGTTACATCAGGGCTGAATCTAGGCCATTCATCTGAAAATTTGTAATGATGAAGTTATATATCAAACTAAATAGAATGTAAAAAACCTCTAGTGGCTTTTGTCTCAGatacagtattttgtaaaaGGAGTGAAAGTGAATGAATGGGAATCCAGTGTACAACCAATGTACTTGTAGCCCTCAGTGTTCAATAACTGGATGTAACAATTTTTCTCCTCTAATGGACCAAATCATTACTGCTATGTTACTGAAAGTTTCTCAGGGATGTTTTCACTAGGTTTATAAGTGTTTATACTTTTGACCaagcttttgggttttgttttgatataatgaagtaaaatatgtaaattagagtagttttaaaatttgtgaCTCGGTCCTGAGTATAACTTCTTAAGGAAAAGGGAATTTTGCCATCAGCAGAATTCAAAAGTCAGAAGGCAAATAAAACAAGCTTATCTAGATTTGTAGAATAAATATGCCCAAACGATAGCCTATACAGCATGTGATACATACACTAGACAATAAAATACCTCTGATTTGCCAAATATGTTTTCTCATGGGTATCTAATCTAAATTGGGACCAGATTTTAATATTGCTGACTATAAATAAAGGTAGCCCAAATGTCAGTGAATGCCTCTATACTGCACTTTGATGAACATCTGAATGCCACTGTGTATATTGGACTCACTGGCCATTAgggaaacaaagctgaaaatgcagcttCCTGTGGGCTGTCTATGGCCTACAGAACCCAGTGTGCCTAAAGCTTAATGTTGTAGCACTAAGCACCACACATCCCAGAGAGGATGTACTCCTGAAGTCTAGAGAGCTCCAAAAACATAACAAATAAGAGCTGGGAGCATACCATGTTcccaaagtctttttttttttttttttcccccttccctctgccccgAGCTATGTAGTCTTACTTGAGTAGCAATTTGTTTCATAAATAGTTCCACTAGATAGTGCAGTCTGGACCTCAAGCCAAAAAAGTAGTATTGGGAGGGGACTGAACCTTTGTATTTTGTATGCGTAATGTCGCTAGGATTCATGTGTGCACGTACACAGCTGGAAGGCAAGACAAtcctaaaagagaaagaagaaaggtggATGCTAGCTTTAAGAGGAATAAGGAGGTCTAAATTGGAAACCTTGGATGTATTGGTCTGAGATATCAAAAAATGTATGCTGCTTGAGCACAACCCATTTGTGTATAAGTCTAAGATGTACACAGACACCTGTACTGATTAGTGCTTTGAAGCAACGTGGAGCCTGAAGTCTTACTTAGCAGGACTTTCATTAAGTAAGCATTTTTGgccttgtatttatttatttttttttaatgtgtccaATTTGGATGAAAACTGCCCTTAAAATGTACGCACTAGAAATCAATCTTACCTGAATAGCCTATTTTATTACACAACCTTATGCTGGACATAGTATTGATTTATGTATTACTATTGTTGAAGCTAATGAATAAATTTGCATAAAAACTTATTTGTCCTGTATTATTCAGTTTGTGGGCATCTCAGTGTGCTATATTTAGCATGGACCCTGTAGATAAAGGTTTTCTGTAGTGATGGGATGTAAACAGCCATGAAGCACAAACAAATAGCATTGAGGAAGAAGCGAATGAGTGTAGTAAAAGCCTTTCAGTGACCCTATACCTCTATCTTTagtgaactgatttttatttaccaTCCACAGTGGTAACTTAAGACGTAATAGCTGATGGTGAAGTTGTGGTCTTACAACTTCAGCCCAGGACCAGCATTGGTGACATAGTGGTTTTGCGTATTTACTTGCTGAGCATTAGAAAGCAAATGATTTTACCTTCCCAGTCATCTTTTTACCATACTGAATTTGAGATTATGACCTTCTGTAGCAGCAACCTATAGGTGAGAACACTAGGCATAAGAGTGGTCACAAATAAATGTGATGCTTCTAATATTCTGGTTTTAGTCTTGAAAAGTACTTCATTTGAGTATTTTACACAGGGCTGCTTCTTGTTACATGTATTGAGGATATGCTTGTGTGATGAATCGATCTGTGGAAGGATGCTGTGCTCATTCAATAGGATTTCCCTGAACTGATTCCTCTTTGAACTAGAGGTTTTCCTAGAAAAATACCTTCATGGGTTGTCCCCAGTTACATTTATTACCATGTTATTCCCTTATGGGAATTAGAATGTAGTGAGTTAAAACTACAGGCTATATTGCATGTATCAGGCTTGGTAGCATTAGGGCAAGTGATGTGCTGCTTTAATAGGAGCTACCAAAATGTCGATGTTAAATTCAGATTACCAATTTTAAGTTTTAGGAATGTTTACCACCTTCACTGTCActtggaaacaaagaaaagtgtTAGAATACTGACTTGAAAATGTAGTTAACTGATCCACCCCTgtacatataaagaaaaagaatcatgAATGGCATTGTGTAGTATACTTAATGGataaagaacacttttttttttactgaagaaggCTCTTCACAATTTACCATTTGATGGtttcactgttttcctttaCTTAGGTGTTCACATTTTGGAAAGTTTTGAGTTTTCTAAGATCCTGTGAAATTCAGTGCTCAGCAACCAAAGGTGGAATGATAGAAGATAGCTACCACTCTGTTTACTTGCTTGTTGCACTACTTTGCTTACTAGGTAGTTGAGAAATCAACCCTGACTGTGGAAGGCAATGTATATAGCATATTacagattttattattttgctctggaatatttaattgcttttcttttcaaaagggTTTTCTAAAACTGAGCACTGATGATACAGGGATTGAAAATTGAATCTTGTTAAAGGAAAAGGATAGAGTGAGCTCAGTCCCTTCAATTTaaactattttctgtttctttaatgaGAAAACTCTCTTAGAAATTCCAAAAGAGTAAGTAGGTTCATACCtagtagttttaaaatattacagttaCTGCTGTCTTTGCTTCTGCAACATATATGGTGTATATGTCCCAGGTTAGTAGAGTTAGCTCATTTCCCTCATAAGTTGGCAGAGTGTTCCCTCAGTGATCACTGTCAAAGATCTCATCTTTTCATGTCATAGTGTTAACAActttcctgctggacagaggCTTCTTTCACAGCCTCCTACACAACTACTTTTGCAAAGCATATATTTAAACTCTTAGTTTACAAAGGATCACAATTGCAGGTAAAGCTTCATAAAGAAACCAAACATTCTGTAATAGAAATGAACAAGCAATTCCAgactcatttaaaataataatttagtACTGCTTTTTAGTATTAAAAACTAGCAGATATTACTGGGTCAGTGCTAAGTTGTAGGCTTTTCATGCCTTTGAAACAATACAAGGTTAcaagaaaagctgaagtaaTTAAGAGTAAAGATTGTTTCTGCTAGAGAAGAGTGCAACTAATAGATCTAGCTTTTCTATATCTAGCACTGTGGAGGTGATAATGCTTTTTTATCTGCCTCAAGATGGGCCTATTTTCAGGTCCTCCAGGAATATATTGTGCTGTACTCTGCATTCATATCTTTTTCAAGTACTTAGTACTAGAGAAGCTAATAGTAGGTATTAGAGTAATAGTTCTTATTTTCTTGCCCCCTGTACTcgcacattcttttttttttgcttgcgGGTGCTGTTAACTGCATGGTGTAATA encodes the following:
- the SLC40A1 gene encoding ferroportin isoform X2, whose translation is MSAKFLLYLGHALSTWGDRMWHFAVSVFLVELYGNSLLLTAVYGLVVAGSVLLLGAIIGDWVDKNSRLKVAQTSLVVQNASVILCGIILMIIFLFKTQLLTLYHGWLLTMCYILVITIANIANLASTATAITIQRDWIVVVAGEDRSKLADMNATIRRIDQLTNILAPMAVGQIMTFGSPMIGCGFISGWNLMSMCVEYLLLWKVYQKTPTLALKCAKVEESELKQLNVKKESDVKPAEGVQLIVEKDVTGFEPQQEKEISCAARIAEPFITFRDGWVAYYNQPVFLAGMGLAFLYMTVLGFDCITTGYAYTQGLSGSVLSLLMGASAVTGIMGTVAFTWLRRKCGLIRTGLISGIAQFACLVLCAISVFMPGSPLDLTVSPFADISARLFESEPLPTIASPEDKPEMVLVTGMPNLLNGSTTPADSDPEMSPEPVPLISVSLLFAGVIAARVGLWSFDLTVTQLLQENVVESERGIINGVQNSMNYLLDLLHFIMVILAPNPEAFGLLVLISVSFVAMGHIMYFRFAQKSLGKQLFVCCTPDPKAVSDSSPPGNTSTV
- the SLC40A1 gene encoding ferroportin isoform X1, yielding MARGADPAGERRRGCGSVVAYFMSAKFLLYLGHALSTWGDRMWHFAVSVFLVELYGNSLLLTAVYGLVVAGSVLLLGAIIGDWVDKNSRLKVAQTSLVVQNASVILCGIILMIIFLFKTQLLTLYHGWLLTMCYILVITIANIANLASTATAITIQRDWIVVVAGEDRSKLADMNATIRRIDQLTNILAPMAVGQIMTFGSPMIGCGFISGWNLMSMCVEYLLLWKVYQKTPTLALKCAKVEESELKQLNVKKESDVKPAEGVQLIVEKDVTGFEPQQEKEISCAARIAEPFITFRDGWVAYYNQPVFLAGMGLAFLYMTVLGFDCITTGYAYTQGLSGSVLSLLMGASAVTGIMGTVAFTWLRRKCGLIRTGLISGIAQFACLVLCAISVFMPGSPLDLTVSPFADISARLFESEPLPTIASPEDKPEMVLVTGMPNLLNGSTTPADSDPEMSPEPVPLISVSLLFAGVIAARVGLWSFDLTVTQLLQENVVESERGIINGVQNSMNYLLDLLHFIMVILAPNPEAFGLLVLISVSFVAMGHIMYFRFAQKSLGKQLFVCCTPDPKAVSDSSPPGNTSTV